The DNA sequence CTCTCCCGTTTCTTCGGCGGGCTGAAAAACCAGATAGACGCGCCCGTTGGCAACCGGTTTGCCGGCCAGTAACGACGCCAGCCGGGCCAGAATAGCCGCGTGCCCATCGTGACCGCATTTGTGCGACACCCCTTCGTGCTGCGACCGGTGAGCAAAGGTGTTGACCTCCTGAATCGGCAGCGCATCAATGTCGGCCCGGATCAGCGTTACGGGTCCGTCGGTGGCCTGACCGTATTGCAGGAGCAGTCCCGTTCCGGCGACATCGGTCAGCTGGTCGGGCGCAAACGAACGAACGAAGGCCTTGATCCGGTTGCGCGTTTCGGTTTCCTGACCGGACACCTCCGGAAACTGGTGCAGCTCCCGCCGAAACTGGATGAAATGATCGGGCTCGTAGCGTATCATAACGGGTAATTAGTTATCGCTTAAGCCATTCGCGGAACGTAGCGGGGCGGCCATCTATGCAACTGTACAGCACAGCTAACCCGCCATTGATCAGCAGGCATATCGCCACCGTAGCCCACTGCCCCCGGCTGCTTTTCATGGGTATGAGTACCGTGACCATAACGAGCCAAACAACCACCATAACGACCGTAAGTATTATTTTGCTGAATTTTGTCATCAGGGTGGTTGTTTAGGGGATACATTTCCTGCGTTGACACTACCGGCTTCCCGAGTATTTGGCGGGTGCGCTGTTCGTGGGTGTGCTCTTCTGGATAAATTTCCGCAGGTGCTCGTTGCTGGTGGCGAGGTCTTCCTTGCGGAGGTACATCATGTGGCCGCTCCGGTAGCCTTCCCAGTCGATCCGGTCTTTAAGTTTACCGCTGGCGTCCATCTGCCACATGTTGTATTTGGCGTTGAAATAATCGCAGGCACCGTCGTAGTAGCCCGACTGCACCAGTACATGCAGGTACGGGTTCTGGGCCATGGCCTGCCGCAGGTTTTCGCCGGTCTTGTTGTTGCTGTTGTCCCAGGGAAAAGTGGGCCCGAACATGTAGTACTTCAGGTCCGTTTTGTAGTTGAGTTCCTCGCGCATGAACATGTTGATGGCGGGCGTAAACGAGTGCAGCCAGGAGGTAAGCTCCGAGTTATAATCGGGCGCGACACCCGCGTCTTTACTATCCAGCCCGAGGTAGCGCGAATCCAGCCGGCCAACGGTCTGGCTCTTGCTACGCAGGAGTTCTTTCCAGAAATAGTTGGTGGGCACGTCCAGGTTCTGCTGCATCACCGCCGTTTCCGACAGCCCCGAGTACCGGGCTACTTTGGCCGCAATCTCCTTCCGTTTCTGATCGGTCAGTGAGCCACCCAGCGCCAGCGCGGGCAGGTACTCCTGAATGGTGAAGGCTTCCACTTCGGGCAGCACATCGGTCAGGTCCTTCTTCTGCAGATCGGCGGGCAGGGCTTTGTGATACCAGGCCGTAGCGGCAAAGTATGGCAGTTTCAGCGCACCTTTGGCCGGGCCGTCGCGCTCGATACCCAGGTCGGTGGGCGACACCAGCACGACGCCGTTCAGGTACATCCAGTGGGCGTTCTGCAGTTCGAGGGCCAGTCCCGAAACGCGGGTGGTACCGTAGCTCTCGCCGATCAGGTACTTGGGCGAGGCCCAGCGGTTATAGCGGCTCACGAACGTATTGAGCCAGTCGGCCAGGTATTTAATGTCCTGGTTGACGCCGAAGAATAGCTTCGCAGCCGGTACATCTTTATTGGCCGGCCGCGAGAACCCCGTGTTAACCGGATCGACATACACAATATCGGCCACGTCCAGAATGGAGTTTGGATTGTCTTTGATACCGTACGGCTGCACGGGGTACCCTTCATCGTCGATCTTCAGGATACGCGGGCCCGTATACCCGATCATCATCCAGACCGAAGCGGTACCCGGACCGCCATTGAAGGAAATCACCAGCGGGCGCGTCGACCGGTCGGTCACGTCGGAACGTTCAAAATAGGTAAAAAACACACCCGCTACGGGTTTGCCTTCTTCATCCCAGACGGGGATGGTACCGACCGTCGATTTGTACGGCACTTTCTGTCCCTTGATGGTCACCTGACCGCTGGTGACCACCTGTGCATCGAGGTTCAAAGTGCGGGGACCGGCTTTGTCGGCCGGCATTGACTTCTCTTCTTTGGCAGATTGCTTCTCGGCGGTGGATGGTTTCTGGGCGTAGAGGCTAACGAGCGTACTACAACCGACAAGTACAGTGAGGAAAGCGTGTTTCATGGATGGGGAGATGAGTGATCAGTACACGTTTAAGTGACACGGAGCCGGAAGCCCATTTTTCGATCGAAGATAGGAAGAATAGCAGAATACTATTTGGAGCTGATGCAGAAAGCCGTTTAGTTCGGCCTACAGTAGACCTCAGCGAAGGATAAGTTGCATTTAATCGAACAGCCCGGCAGCGAGCCTGTAACTTTCCGTAGTTTAGCCCGGTCGTCTAATCAAATATCCCACATGAA is a window from the Spirosoma rigui genome containing:
- a CDS encoding S10 family peptidase — translated: MKHAFLTVLVGCSTLVSLYAQKPSTAEKQSAKEEKSMPADKAGPRTLNLDAQVVTSGQVTIKGQKVPYKSTVGTIPVWDEEGKPVAGVFFTYFERSDVTDRSTRPLVISFNGGPGTASVWMMIGYTGPRILKIDDEGYPVQPYGIKDNPNSILDVADIVYVDPVNTGFSRPANKDVPAAKLFFGVNQDIKYLADWLNTFVSRYNRWASPKYLIGESYGTTRVSGLALELQNAHWMYLNGVVLVSPTDLGIERDGPAKGALKLPYFAATAWYHKALPADLQKKDLTDVLPEVEAFTIQEYLPALALGGSLTDQKRKEIAAKVARYSGLSETAVMQQNLDVPTNYFWKELLRSKSQTVGRLDSRYLGLDSKDAGVAPDYNSELTSWLHSFTPAINMFMREELNYKTDLKYYMFGPTFPWDNSNNKTGENLRQAMAQNPYLHVLVQSGYYDGACDYFNAKYNMWQMDASGKLKDRIDWEGYRSGHMMYLRKEDLATSNEHLRKFIQKSTPTNSAPAKYSGSR